The Ricinus communis isolate WT05 ecotype wild-type chromosome 8, ASM1957865v1, whole genome shotgun sequence sequence ATGAAGGAACTTCAGCTACGTCTTGGCCTTATGGTCAGACCTTCTTTAACCGCCCTACTGGGAGACTTTCCGATGGTCGAATAGTCCCCGATTTCATCGGTGTGTTAGTTATTTTGTTAGTCAataatgtttcttttttttttttccttcttgtgATGTGATTTAAGTGGTGCAAGAAATGATTTTTATCATTGACTTTGTTTGCAGCCCAGTTTGCCAAGTTGCCTATACTTCCACCTTATTTGGAATCTGGTGATCATCGGTTAACTGATGGAGCTAACTTTGCTTCTGCTGGAGCCGGTGTTCTTGCTGGAACTCATCCTGGAACAGTATGTGTAGATCTAACTTTTTGTGGTGAAACCCTGTTGTATGATTAATTTATAGTTGTCAATTTGTGTATTGTTTCAAATCCAGCATTCTGCTTCAGTTCTGATTTCATCCAATCATATGAACTTCATGCcgcttttttttctttggatCATTGCAATTTGCAAGACGACATGAAATTTTATAGGTCGTATAACTGATTGAAACTACCAAATAATAATTCACCAAAGAGTTAAGTTCAAGGGACACccattattgtttattttacaTGGTCCTCTTGCTtgttcaaaattaaattggcCTTTTGAAAGGAGAGGAGAATTCATGCTGCACTTTACGGTTCTTGGGATATAAGGAAACTAAACTTGTCAACAGGGAAAAGTGGATCACAGTTTCTAATCTTTTTGATTGCCCCTTTACCAGATACATATAAGAATGCAGCTAGAGTATTTCAAGAACTTGAAGATGTCACTAAGGCAGCAACTAGGTGATGCAGAAGCAGAGAAGACCCTGAGAAGAGCTGTTTACTTGTTTAGTATTGGAGGCAACGACTACTTCAGTTTTTATTCCTCAAACCCTGATGCCAATGAATCTGATCAAAGAGCATATGTAGAAATGGTGACTGGAAACTTGACAGTAGTACTCAAAGTAAGAACATCTTATAATATAACAACATGTCAAATCTTTTCCATGGAGATGAGTAATTTAGTTGGTTACTCTGTGCTTTTTAATGTTCTTCTGCTTCGCAGGAAGTATATAACTTAGGAGCAAGAAAAATCGCATTTCAAAATGCAGGGCCTTTGGGTTCTGTACCAGTAATGAAATCAATGCATCCAGAGGTTGGCAGCGGCTGCGCGGAAGAACCATCAGCATTAGCAAGGTTACACAATGATTATCTAGCCATTAGTCTGAAGAACTTAGAAAGCCAATTGCCAGGCTTCAAATATGCAATCTTTGATTACTACAATTCACTTGGCGATAGAGTCAATGATCCCTCAAAATATGGTACGTTATGATAAATTTCTCAATCACAAATGTCCATACAAATGTGTCTTAGAATTGCTTCCATTCACTTTAAAGGTTGTCTCATTTATACAGGATTTAAGGAGGGGAAGGTTGCCTGCTGTGGTAGTGGGACATTTAGAGGAACTGGATGTGGAAGAAGGGATGGGAACGAAACATATGAGTTGTGCAGTAAACCAAGTGAGTATGTGTGGTTTGATGGTGCTCATACAACTGAAATGGCCAACAGACAGTTAGCTGAGCTACTCTGGAGTGGAGCACCAAGTATCACAGGGCCTTATAATATGGAACAGCTCTTTGGGCTTTCATAGATTTAGTTAGAGACACATCTTTTTATTCCTGTTGTTCCTCGAAAATCTGCAGTTTGCTTATCAGATTTAGATTCTGATGGCAATGTAGTGGAACTAAACACTTCCCCAAGTGGATGATGGAAATTGGTTCTTTGGCATGAACAGTTTCCAATGGACTAAATAGAAATGGGTgggaaaatattatttttatcttagcAAAATGGGAGTGCCATTTTTAGATCTAAAAAGGGTGAATTGTATATACCATAATGGATGAAATCTGCATTTTAGATGACTCTATTTATAGGCTTGATGTAGAAAAAGGGAAATGCATTTAAACTAAGCAATAattaacaacaacaaaaaaaaacttatatgAGAAAAGAGGCATTATCATTAGCCTTGAATTGCATTATTTAATAGGGGGATTTCGGATTGTTATTTACTCATCATTTTAATTCAGTATTTTCATTAAACAAGTTTTATATAGTTAAACTACTCccttaacaaaatataatcCATTAAGTCCCTAGTATTAGTAATGAACGGCTCTAGCAATCACCATTAGCAAGGTTGATTAGTATTGAGGTTGAAAAAAATATCCTTTTCAAGCCTAGTTTTTATGTGTTACTAATAAATTGCTTTTGCAAAAATCAGATAAATTGTTAATCTTTCTAAAAGCAAGTTgagaaaagatatttatatagaattaagaaaataatattaaattgagatttttttaaaacttaattatatttttagcaaCTAATAGGAATCTTAAACACACCTTAATTAAGTGAAATTAGAGTTTAGGTTACACTCGTTAAACTAGAGTTCGGCTTGGAGTTTTCTCTATGAAAGACCCATTTGGCAAATGGAGT is a genomic window containing:
- the LOC8280851 gene encoding GDSL esterase/lipase 1 isoform X1, coding for MATVVSFVLCVISFCASFKNPSSCNYYDQSKLEAANHKALFVFGDSLFDPGNNQYLNGTTDEGTSATSWPYGQTFFNRPTGRLSDGRIVPDFIAQFAKLPILPPYLESGDHRLTDGANFASAGAGVLAGTHPGTIHIRMQLEYFKNLKMSLRQQLGDAEAEKTLRRAVYLFSIGGNDYFSFYSSNPDANESDQRAYVEMVTGNLTVVLKEVYNLGARKIAFQNAGPLGSVPVMKSMHPEVGSGCAEEPSALARLHNDYLAISLKNLESQLPGFKYAIFDYYNSLGDRVNDPSKYGCLIYTGFKEGKVACCGSGTFRGTGCGRRDGNETYELCSKPSEYVWFDGAHTTEMANRQLAELLWSGAPSITGPYNMEQLFGLS
- the LOC8280851 gene encoding GDSL esterase/lipase 1 isoform X2, translated to MATVVSFVLCVISFCASFKNPSSCNYYDQSKLEAANHKALFVFGDSLFDPGNNQYLNGTTDEGTSATSWPYGQTFFNRPTGRLSDGRIVPDFIAQFAKLPILPPYLESGDHRLTDGANFASAGAGVLAGTHPGTIHIRMQLEYFKNLKMSLRQQLGDAEAEKTLRRAVYLFSIGGNDYFSFYSSNPDANESDQRAYVEMVTGNLTVVLKEVYNLGARKIAFQNAGPLGSVPVMKSMHPEVGSGCAEEPSALARLHNDYLAISLKNLESQLPGFKYAIFDYYNSLGDRVNDPSKYGFKEGKVACCGSGTFRGTGCGRRDGNETYELCSKPSEYVWFDGAHTTEMANRQLAELLWSGAPSITGPYNMEQLFGLS